In a single window of the Coprothermobacter proteolyticus DSM 5265 genome:
- a CDS encoding alpha-amylase family protein yields MYLEKVKNELRDKRAGVNYHIPKHWMPCGYKGRVCFDGVRFKVDPYEFFEEMLNDLDAYSFSVKSDSIYVAFPRTTSAYNHKGFGLFEPEDPLGYRESGTFLKMMAVALHAKRMHFDTMYLLPVSMHSDRFKKGTVGSPYAVSDPLRIADYLADPLLDLSAEELFGAFVEFCHRIGMKVILDFVPRTGARDSDLILEHPEWFYWVDVASVGKYAPPKAPELGFRQLSDEDMAYLYQRQDVRNFLSCFRWSPSYTEPEKWDNFVKANRGKDFLPELVKTFGVITPPGFSDWLNDPQPTWDDVTFYRLFLDHPDVAKPFVGDDQPPYVLFDVIKASRFPGSKPNGELWDYLSGIIAYYIERFDIDGARIDMGHALPKELEQRMMEKALKMKADFMLIAEELNPEGDVRAKESNYGAIIGNSWWMLPRREKIVELFTDSTRRVLPLWAAVETPDTPRIFGRLPYHEALQRLVMSAFLPNSYFVVNAGLELLEKQPMNLGLDATFDDKWVLPRDDEFYGKLSFFDHYALHWDSEKDLTYIIGKLNRLRVTHYDAMAKICSNEPLMVKHKGAMFVWNNTEKPISYTEAPLLCVGTAVLDTLQTDGVALFKHE; encoded by the coding sequence AAGGTTCAAAGTTGACCCATATGAGTTCTTTGAGGAAATGCTTAACGACCTTGATGCGTACAGCTTTTCCGTGAAGTCAGATAGTATTTACGTTGCATTTCCACGAACCACAAGTGCTTACAACCATAAAGGCTTTGGTCTTTTTGAACCGGAAGATCCTCTAGGATATAGGGAATCAGGTACATTCCTAAAGATGATGGCTGTTGCTCTTCATGCTAAACGAATGCATTTTGACACTATGTATTTATTACCGGTTAGTATGCACAGTGATAGGTTCAAGAAAGGAACTGTGGGGTCTCCGTATGCTGTGAGTGATCCACTGCGCATAGCTGATTACTTAGCAGATCCATTACTGGATTTGAGTGCAGAAGAGCTTTTTGGTGCTTTCGTCGAGTTCTGCCACCGCATAGGGATGAAAGTAATCTTGGATTTTGTTCCAAGAACTGGTGCCCGTGACAGCGATCTTATCTTGGAGCATCCCGAGTGGTTCTACTGGGTTGATGTTGCCAGTGTAGGGAAATATGCTCCACCCAAAGCGCCTGAACTGGGTTTTAGGCAGTTATCCGATGAGGATATGGCCTACTTGTATCAGCGCCAGGATGTAAGGAACTTTCTTAGCTGTTTTCGGTGGTCCCCTTCCTATACTGAGCCGGAAAAATGGGATAACTTTGTTAAAGCTAACAGGGGAAAGGATTTTCTTCCCGAGCTGGTGAAAACCTTCGGCGTCATAACTCCTCCAGGGTTTAGCGATTGGCTTAATGATCCTCAGCCAACGTGGGACGATGTAACGTTCTATCGTCTATTCTTGGACCATCCCGATGTAGCAAAACCCTTTGTGGGGGATGATCAGCCACCTTACGTGCTTTTTGACGTTATTAAAGCAAGTCGCTTCCCTGGTTCGAAACCAAACGGCGAACTTTGGGACTATTTATCAGGCATTATTGCGTACTACATTGAGAGATTTGACATTGACGGTGCACGCATTGATATGGGTCATGCTTTGCCCAAAGAACTAGAGCAGCGAATGATGGAAAAAGCCCTTAAGATGAAGGCTGATTTCATGCTCATTGCTGAAGAACTTAATCCTGAGGGTGATGTTAGGGCTAAAGAGTCAAATTATGGAGCAATTATAGGTAATAGTTGGTGGATGTTGCCACGTCGAGAAAAGATCGTAGAACTTTTTACTGATAGTACAAGAAGGGTTTTGCCTTTGTGGGCAGCTGTGGAGACACCTGACACACCAAGGATTTTTGGTAGACTGCCGTATCATGAAGCACTGCAGCGTTTGGTAATGTCTGCCTTTCTCCCCAACAGCTATTTTGTTGTAAACGCCGGGTTGGAACTCTTGGAGAAACAGCCCATGAATTTAGGTTTGGATGCAACCTTCGACGATAAGTGGGTGCTTCCAAGAGATGACGAATTCTACGGTAAGCTTAGTTTTTTTGACCACTACGCACTTCACTGGGATAGCGAGAAGGATCTAACGTACATAATTGGTAAACTTAACAGACTCAGGGTTACACATTACGATGCCATGGCTAAAATCTGTAGCAACGAACCATTAATGGTGAAACACAAAGGTGCAATGTTTGTATGGAACAACACGGAAAAACCCATAAGTTATACGGAAGCACCCTTACTGTGTGTGGGAACCGCAGTTTTGGATACACTTCAAACCGACGGAGTTGCGCTATTCAAACATGAGTAG